Within Dioscorea cayenensis subsp. rotundata cultivar TDr96_F1 unplaced genomic scaffold, TDr96_F1_v2_PseudoChromosome.rev07_lg8_w22 25.fasta BLBR01001123.1, whole genome shotgun sequence, the genomic segment GCAATAGGTCAAATATTACCAAAACAGCTATTGAGTTCAACATGTACATGGCATGCCTAAAGGCATCCAAAAGAGAAGCCTGTTCAAGCTCCAGAGtccattaaaagaaaaagagggaACAACAAAAGGCGGATTCACAGAAGAGAAACCCGATTCATTAGATAAAAACTATCAACTTTGGATAGTGTCTTGTGGTCACACTCAGTGTGTTGCACTCATGCAAGACAAGAGATTTATTTGTCCACAGTTGCAGCATCTCTTTGtgcttaaatattataatataagttTAAGGACAGAAAGATGACCGTCTTGCATGAACAGCCATATAGgagaagaaatagaaaacaatgGTGCACTAAAGAAGGCTGTTGTAGGATGAGACAGCTCATTTGCCTCACTAGGATGTGCAAAATAACACTAGGAGGGAGCCCAAGAAGAAACCAATTAAAGACATTGGGGCTAAGGGAGGGGGCACCCCACAGCTCCTTAAATGGTCTCACTGCCATTACTAGTCAAAGCAGAAAGTATAGCTACACTAACACAACCACCCATAAAAGAGCAAGATAAACCCGTCATATATAGATAACTGCAAGAGGTCAGGAGACAGGAATGGAGAGGTGAGACCATGACCATAACTCGTTTGATAAGTGACACTTAAACATAAGAAAAGTCTATAACATATATAGATATGAGGAGAAGCAAAAAGGGGTTTTGCCAGGCCAAATAGAGTGAGAAAGATTGACCTGCATATCTCCAAAGATAATTCATCTCTTAGATTCTCCTTGTCTCCCCCTTCAAATCCCTCACATGCTGGTGCACCCCATTCATCCAAAACGCACAATATAGAGAAACCCACACTACAAAGAAGGCAGAGTATgaaggaaacaaaaaaaagctaagtaaacaaataaaacaagaagaagaaaaaaagaaatccaaTGTGGACGGACATGACCACCTCATTACTCCAACAAAAGTGAAATGTAGAAGAACAAAATCACAGAGACACCCAATGACAGTACCAAATTGAAATAGTTGAAAGAATTTAAAGAAGTAGAAATCATCACCTCCACTCTTTGCCTTGCTGTTAACTCAGCTGCCTCCTCCCATGCACCCATTGTTGAAATATAAGGTAGAGaggtataaatattatataaaaatatatatatatatatatgtagcagTTGATGATGGAGCTTACAAGCTAAGGGAAGTCATGGGGAGAAAACATGGAAGAAGGGCCAATGGAACCACCTCCTTGAGACCTGTTGGTGCTACtatcatcatcattaccatCATTCATTTTGCACCCCAATTGAGCAGCAGCAGCCATTCCAAGATTCAGATAAACCATTCTTGAATCCAAGCTGAGGTTCACCATGCTACTGCTACTACTGTTCGCATTGTTGCAAGTACTAGACTCTGGATTCATTGAAGGATAAGTACCACTTCCACCACCACTAGCTTCTTCTCTTGATAAAACCATAGCTGCGGATTGAACAAGCTCGAGGCACAGCCGGAGCTTGTTCGGCTCGACGTGGGATAACCCCGGAACAGCGCCCTTAAAGAGGAAATCTGAGGTGAGGCTACGGAGGATGTCGAGAGGGGTAACGCCGTCGACGGTGCGGATGTTGGGGTCGGCGTGATGGTCGAGGAGAACGGCGACCATGTCGGGGCAGACCATCTCAGCGGCTAAGTGAAGAGGGGTTTTGCCGGCGGGGCCGGCGGGGCAGTTGACATCGGCGGCTCCGAGCTCGAGCAAGGCTTTCACGACCTCACGGCTGCAGTTCTCAACGGCGTAGTGGAGAGCTAGCGCATCGTCGAGGTTGAGCCCTTCGCCCATGACCATAAGCTTAACGAGCTCGACGTCCGAGGAGTCGAGAGCGCGGCGCATGCGGCGGATCTTCTGGTGGTCCTCAAGCTCAGCTGGGCCAGCGCCGACGACGTCGATggggggtggtggtggtgatgaggGTGAGGCATGAACGTGGAGGTGCGGCGAGCGAGGGAGGATTTCAGCCGGAGTTCTTCAATCTTGGCGACGACGTCGATGGGGAGATGCTTCGCGAGGACTTCCGGCGGCAAGCCGGATTTAGCAACGAGATGCGAGCAGGTAGTCCAGAGTTGGTGCATGTCTTGCTTGCGCGACGCCATTAACACCTTCATCACGTCCTCGATGGACGCCTTCTCCACCATCGAAGCCAACTGTTTCTGCGGGCATTTAGATCATCATACATATCATGATTAGTTTCCCAATAAACAATTGCATAAAATATAACAACCCATGGTTGGGTAGCAAATTGGGGATAAACCCTAGTTTCGGACCTGGGTGAGCAAAGCGAGTTGCTCGACACCAAAGGATCGGGCGGCGGAGAGAGTGTCGAGAGCGAGATCGACAGCGGCAGTGCAATGAGTGTGCCAGCAGCCGCGGTCAGGGCAGTTAGGGCGAGCCTCGTGCTTCTGAGGCACGACCGAGACTTGACCGCTGTAAAGAAACTGGAGCAGCAGCAAGAAAACCTCGTAACTGACGGAATTGACCGGGATGACAGCGCCAGGGCTAGTGCGACCTCGCGGAGAGGTCGATGGAGAGCGGTGAGCGCCGCGGTCGAGAAACGGAAGCCCTGGTGGTGGTTCAGGGCCGCAAAAGAATTTACGGAAAAAGAGGCTTCGAGCGGCTAGGATGCAGCGGTGGGCGTGGACTAACCGACCTTCAACACTGAAGGTCACGTCGCTGAACGCCTCGCCGTTGATGAGAAGGTTGAGGTAGTCAAGTGAGAGCGATCTCAGCGTTTCGTCTTGCCCGCCACTCATCCTGAAACCACTCTCTCCCAAGTGCTCTTTCACTATTTTCTCTCTCctctgctgctgttgctgttgctgctgcgGTTGCTGATCAGATTGggaggtgatgatgatgatgatgatgatgatgccctTGCGAAGAACTCATGATGGATTTGGTATGTTGGTtggtttggaaaaaaattttatcctCTCGCTTCAGCaatcttctcttcttttctagagagagaaagtgagaaaagagagagagagaaagagcgaGCAATTTGGGTGGCTGTGCTGGGCGGCtgaggtatatatattttaaaaagtggaGGAAATAATTAAGGATTGGATCAGAGGATTAACAGTGAGTTTAAAGagttaaataaaagaaaagggaaggTGAGAGAAGGGACAGACAGCTTCCCTGATGAAAGCAAAAGAGTGGGGTGAAGGAAGGAGAGAGGACACATTCAGTTCTAGTGTCAATTGCTTGATGTGGATCGATAGACCCACcctctctatatttttttatcacttcatTTCGTGGGTCCCGCATATAGGCAGTAGTGAGAGcgagagagatatatatatatatatatacacgggCATAGTGTATACAGTATACTTGGGTAATAATGCAGGACCCCATTCATTAATTGGGTGTGGGTTCTGCTAAATAcattgagagaaagaagccTATCTATCAGAAACGCTTCTCTCTATCTACACGCATAGCTTCTCAGTCAGGTTTATGGCCGTGTCGGCTTTTTACGTTTCTTATTgtgtttttcttcctttttaataataatatgtttttcttccttttaattaataataataataataataataaggttcaATTTTTGTATGGTTTCAAATTAGTTGTTCAATCTAGGATTAGCCAGCAGAAAATAGTTCATTTTAATGTTTGATTTAAGCATGTTTAGTTCAAAAGTGGGTTAGGTCAAAACCCCATGTTTATAACTTGTTCAACAAGAAGTGACAGCTAGTTAATGGCAAATTCgacaaaaaaacatttatgtCATAACAAATTAAGAAGTATCAAGTaattcataaatttataaattccaaaattaattatgaagACTAAGAGTACAATCCCTTAGGATGAAGTTGGTACTACgtataaatgttaaaaaaaattgaaaaaatatttattaatcacCTCTGCTCTGCAGAAAAAATAGTATTGCGTTTCCCTTTTCACCTAGAGGCTAGAGGTTGaaggtttgatttaaaacaacaacaaaaattgtttttaggcatatgtttaatttgataaattattggcgctctttattttatttttgggccATTTGAAGGTTTGATATAAAGACGTAGATCAGCAAAAGGCGGAACCAAGGAAGTGAGAGGGAccttgtcacgccccgacccgcgggcccacgggacgcgacaatcgccgcagcaatcccgaggagggataccccgccactcaaccctcgggaTGCCGCAGAGCGCTAATCAACACACCctgaattcaacaatatacatatcgcagatatagaacgagaaaaaacaatgttacacaacgacgatgaataacaacaacaataggatcACGTAAAAAtacatagggttcacaaaaatACACGagaaacaaccctaacaactagagggaaatggtaatacacgtaagtttaagagtatttaaatactaaaccatgcaacaagttttctacacactagtggatccataggtcttataacatgttccatgacaacaacaacatacatgaaccGAAGGAAATACAACGgatgatagaatagtagtaaatgcccAAGATCCGCCACACACATCACACCTACTACCCGCAATGATCGGGAGGaagaagagggatgagtaactcaagttactcgagtgaggggaggttagcacaaccttagcgtaaaaaatacaccaacaaagaaaaaataataacaaaatcatcaaaaatacatgtttttacaaaaataatactagtttagaaacttcaacatgcataatagaagtctttaaaagaagtaaaaacaacataacaataccaagaaaaaccctttttaccccaactagggtttacaacacaaaaaaattataaaaacatggttttaaatacaagtaaaacaacaaaatatcatgggtttgaaataaataaacacaatacccaacactcacccaacataacatggtctagaaaactctctaaaccttcgccgtggccatggctagggttcgggagccgccaaggtactcatgcccttgacgctGACCCATCGGGCTCACCGGCTGGTGACTCGGCTACTCGATGAATATCCAGccgtggctctacactcccaccgaacggccctcgtagtaatcagccggccgacacgccacctcaataggGTCGGGCCGTGAAGACCGCCCACTGCAGagggatatcaccaaaacaatcaccacaataaaatacaactccactcgggagtacaatatccatccatgatcataaatcaagaatacctcgccatttgcacgaggacaagataaaacacataagcaaagcccaaactttttaacacaaaataatttgcaaagtcccaacacaagcaacaacatggaaatcctttttcctttcaacaatccaaaatttgcttcaagcctaggatttcaccaaatcaaagatttccataacaaaactcaagtttcaaaacaaaaataaagatttcacaaactcatggatacatatatcaatcacaatttccacgataacaaaacaaaaagccaaaaagagacatccaatttgtgcctcaacaataattatcattcaccaaattaccaaacaagtataaatcaataaaacttacttaaaacatgaaatgcatatatatatatatatatatatatatatagctattggcattcttctaataaagctatgctaaataattccactcacaggatcggcaatttatcttcctcgcaagctactcctcggctaagcctttgcctcgagccaagacttcttctccttgccaaagcataacaaaacaccacaaaaattagcaaaaacaaacaaacaagaaaaaccctaagttttctaacaaaccaccctaattcgatcctaagattagctcaaaactaggtttaaaggttcccaatgagttcctaggggttttagcttcaatctaatccaaagaaatcaaagaaacaactaaagattgccggtgctacagtaacctcggaAATGCTACGAAAGAAACCCGAGCCCTATCATCGTggtttttctcccaatttacaactctaaatcacaaattttcttctacaacattctcacacaagatcaacaattcaatggcttcaatttaaacctataaacatgcaaatccatggagaaattctaggttttgaaaaaaaactaaaacaaggaaaatacaagaataaatacggtataaaaccataaatctatgcttaccaagctcaatggtgaaggaggaagagataggatgcttggttcgccggaaaacttcgccggaaaaaaaataagaaaatgggaaggttcggccaagacaaggaaagaagaagagaagaagaaaagaagaagaagaaatgttttaagggaaaaattTTTCGGTCGCATAAGATACGAGCTACTACGATGACAGAGCCTCTATCAAAACCCAAAGCTTCTACAGGAACAAGTCGCTACGGTAACCGATTTGCTACGGGATCGAGTCGCTACTGAATGTGGTcgaaaaatctatagaaatgggctaTAGTAATCTACAGTAAACACTGGGTATAACAGACCTCTCCAACAAACCTACTCTTCTTAAAGAGGGTATTCAAAAATAAAtcgttattttatatttaaaataatgtaatgattttttatttaaatgtttttctatataaaacATGGTATGCTTGAATGGTTAGTGGGAATGGTTTAGGGTGTGCCATATACAATTGTGAATTTGgcttttcaatttattttttaaatttaattttaatttaaaaaatttacaaaaaaattagttCATGACAGGGTATATCAAATATACTACagtttttacaaataaattatagtttggTTGTTTATATTAAGAGGGATCGATTTTAACTTTTTCAGAAAATATAAAACTCGAGAAATGTAGCTACCTCCTCTTACTCAAATATCTCATACATTCTTCACTGACAATAGCAATAGTTCAAATTGTGGTTTATGTTTATATGTATAGAGAGAGGATCATTCTTCTATGGATGTCCATAGATaaaaatctatggatgtccattaTCAACCGTTGGATCTCGATCCAATGATTAACATTGATGAGCAGTAGTTTCTATAGTAACGCATATAGTAATTACTGTTTGGAACAGTATAATTGACAGTGATACTGTTCATCAATGTCACCCATTGGATCGTGATTCAACGGCTGATAATTggatgtttagaaatttttttatctatgaaTGTCCATACAGGatgtaaattcatatatatatatatatattcaaatttgttATATCTTCACACTATTTTTATCGGAGATAATTGTACTTTGttggatattttatttttttacgctTTGCCTTCAGCCCCCTACCAACTAATCCTAGTTCCGCCGTTGTAGGTCAGTGAGATGTAAAATTTATTAGTGCAAATTATAatttggaacatttggcttAAATGAAATGAAcctatattaaattttaattagctGTCGCCAAGTCATTgttatgattataatttatCAATGTCTTTTCTTATGTGGATGTTTGTAGTGCTAGAAGCAAAGCCATTTAAGCTTGAGGATTCAATCAGCACTATTAAGCATAACCATGAGTTTCTAGGATCTCAAGTGATCCAGATAACATAGCACCCAACATCGTCGCCCTTGCCTAATGCATCCAATTAATCATTAATGGCACCTCCAAGGAGCGCAAATTTCTAGCCTCCTCACACCAGTCATCATCCTGAAGCCTTTTTagtgtgttgtttttgtttttctatctaTATCAACTTATATATGTTTATCCACTCCCAGTGGATTTGTTTTTGGTATCTGTAATCATCTTTGAGTTTCTGTACTCCTATTTATTGTGGTTTTTGTAccgattttctttttcttttaacaaagtTGTGATTAATCCACTTtttcaaccatatatatatcttgaagtTGAAATTTTGTCACttacattttattattgttatactgtttgttattgtttttgttttaatgtgaGAGCATGTTATGACCACATTATTACAAGAaagtaaaatttttacaaaattctttatttctttaaaaattgtCAATGAAGTCAAGAAAttgtttcaaataaattaaaacaagggggcaagaagaaaaaagataatACAAAACCGTTACAAGAATTTTATTTctctaaataatatttaaataccaCATAAACAATTCAATCAATACTATAGCATGGTAATATCAAGGACATGGAAGAGACTTGCCttttcaatattatatatatatatatatataacatgcatatgcatacacatatatatacttatcatattataatttttatatctatattaagattaacaagaaaaaagaatgagaatTTTGACAAATCGAGATCCCACTCTTATAAAATTTGGGGATGAGTTTTGTGTATAAATCCTATTGAGATTTGAGATAGTTCAGGAATAATTTAGAGGTTAAAATGGAATCAGTATCATATTTATCATTTTGAACTTCTATATCTGTGATCTTTACTTGTGAGatgtatattatttatgatatgcacatgtgtgtgtatatactaATGTTTTTAAAGAATACAtgtattttacaaattttttcaCAGACAATAAATTATgtgtaaaaattaataaaattaataaataaaataaaataaaaaagcacaCTGTCGTAGAaaatctataataaaaaaaactaaaaaaaaactatgagtACATCGTAGAAGATGATTTTCTTATGCTATTGGATATTGAATGTACATAATAATgactatatttattaatattattttattataataaaattttaaaatatatttaaataaatcataaactgATTACAGATAATTATTCTAATTTTCTTTAGATATAATTTGATAACTTCAATTTTCTAAGCACACTCATTTAAAAAACtcttatcatttgaaaatttattaattcacATAACCACCAATACTTTTCAGAAACATGCAACTAATTTCGTGTATTAATTAATTCACTCATAAAGGCAAATAATAACAGAGAAACCAGCACAATAATAATGAGAACAAGGTTAAAAGAAAAAGTCTAGCAGTCATAAACATCGTGCTCCGCGTCACTATCACTTTCCATCCCTACTCTCAGTTCTTGGAACTCCCGCCTCCCAAAACCACCctcaaaccaaatcaaatcataCTTAGTAACCTCCTCAATATTAACACCAACTCcctccaaaaaattaaaaatatatatatatatatatattttttttaaatcaccaaCTCCCTCCCTCTCCATCTTTCTCTGATGCTCTCTCACTACAATCCATTGATTGACTCATCACTGACTGTCTTATGATTCGACTGCCGTGAAGTGACCTGTGACTACTCATTCCCATCCCTCCTTTTTCAAGTGTTTTGACTCTTCCTTCTCCCTCTCCTTCTCCCCTACTTTAAGAACACCCAACTCCCACTCCATCTATCAGTCCTCCCCTCTGCAGCTGCTGTCTCTCAGTATGCATGATGGGTATGTATCCTCCTACTCCgtaccctctctctctctctctctctctctctctctgtgtccAGTCCACTCATAGTCCCCATTTCATTTCCACTTACACGTGCATctgttcttcttctcattttttcctCCATCCATCCCCCTACTTTTGCACTTTTGTTCCGTATGGTAACAATTCATGACTAGGTCAGATTTTGTAGTAGTGGTGTTAGTGTTGAGTTGGTTTTGGTTAATTTACTGGCAGTTTTCAGACACACTGAAACCTTCACTGGTTTTTTACATGACCTCTCGGACAGACATTACTGACATTTTTGCCTGGTTTACCACTCTTCTTTTACCTTTTTTAATCTCTATGCAACTTAACAAGGTAATTTTGAGGTGGTTTCTTTTCAACTATTTATCTTGGGTGAATATGGTAATGCAAAGTTGCAAACCTAGAAacattttttcttctctctagcaaGTTCATATGTATGTAAATAGATAAGTTTACTTGGGTATAACCAAAATAGGGTTGGTCCTAATTAAATGCATCTtcctttcattattttttaatatatatttgatgtgtgacaaatattatttatccttttattactcaaaatttaaattggATTAATATCTTCTTTTCATGtgctaaaattttataaattttattctatttttttctttatttttttaactttttaaaaataaaattttattattactgTATCAATTAAACTGATTTtgcatttaaaaacataaactttattatttttttctcttcacaaaattcaacaaaatttatttattttttattaaattttttatatataaaagatcaatCCTTTATGTACGGTCATAGATTTACAATTTATGAACGCTGATGGACATCGTTGGATTCTAATCCAATGGTTGTTCACTATTTTAATGAACAGTATTACTGTACTTATAAACAATTGCATATTGAACAATGGGATGCATAGTATTTTTATCTCAACTGTTCAATCAATTCAGTATCCAAACTCATTTCTACTAGTCCTACAGGTGTAAATCCAAAAAAACTACAGAGGGACACGAGAACAATCCTAAGGAACCAAGTACCATGGTCAAGCATTGTTCATAACACTGTTTATGCACCAAGATGTGCCTATCTCTCTCATCCTTGCTCTCactcttcctttttttaaatctgAGGACGTCTTTGTGGACATCCCCGGatgatctttatatatattattagttgaaggaagaaaaaaaaaaggttgttaAGATATATTGAAGAATTATTGATCTaatccttattattatttttttacataaattaatgTCGGCATTTAGAAAGTGTTATATTATGATGAAAATAATTGTGTAAAAAAAGATATTAACCAAGTTTAAATTTTggtcattaaaaatataaattacacaCGTGCCAAACTTTTAAACAcgcattgaaaaataataaaaaagagagataTTGGATTGGAGCCAAACCCCACAAAATATACATGAGCAAACTATTTAGACAAAGAGCAAAATAAGGgagagatttgagtattttaaacAAGTGGTTTTGAGttacaatttatatatatgaaaatactcTTAGGATTCTTCAACTGAGTTTGAGCCAATTGTTCTTAAGAAAACAGTAGGCTAaaaagtgtgtgtatatatatatatatataataatttgatatatatatatatatatatataattttgatttaaaaatttcaaatatggattaagaatttaatttaaaactattatTAATCTCTAAATAAGATATtactatttgtttttactttcaattgaaaataatgtttttttactaTACCttaactaaataattttattcattttagtttCTTCAACTATTAAACATATGTTAAAATGTCAATGTATGCTAATTTGGCTTTTGATGTATGCAATACATGTTGGACCTTGACGTGGATAAGTTATTCATGTATACATCAGACAAGTACACATTTTATAAGATGATGATAGTTTTAGCAAAAACAGCATCTCAAAAGGCATGGATGGAGGCAtgaaaataatcatatatagtTAATCAACACTGGTTATTTTCAAAGGTACATATCATTCGTTTTATGACAAatatggtttattattattataatgcattatcttttttattttagagataAGTGTCACTTTCACTATTTTGTGTATTAGTTAAAGCTAAATttctaaattacaaaataaatatatttaatgaacattacttattttattataaacgCATGCTTTTCCATTTTAACTTTTGTTTATTGCAAATGGCatatttataatgtataaaaaatcacatttgaggaaaaagtcacaaaaaaaatattataaagcaCATAATCAACTATCTATGAAAGCTagcatataataaaatattatagatTGTAAGATTATGCACTTCCGCTGAAATCGAACAAAATCCCTCATATGTCTAAATATAAACCTCCAGcgattatttataaaaattagcatACACAAAATGTTACAAATTAACAAAATCGTTGActtaaaattctaatatataaagaaaaaattataaggatacataaaagaatcaaataaacaatgtcGGAGTAGAAAATTTTGAACGttgaacacaaaaataataatataaaaatttaaatttctctCTTGCTTGGTGTTTATGTAATGACATATTTATGATGTCTTAATAACCAACATAGTAAaggagaaataataaaataacatgatcagttataaataaaaactaatgtgttatttgataaatatttgctTGCTTGAATTCCCCATTAGTGCTAGCTTTACGAACAATAGAGTTAAGCTTTGCGTTAAAGGGTGATTGAAAATTAAACTACGCCGGTGGTTTAACACGTGATGGATTTGAGTTTTGTCCCTGCATATTTCATTCAAAGTCCTATATATACACTCAGTCAATTATTATTACCTTCAACCATATATATCATTTGAAAAATCTTAACTCTCATTTT encodes:
- the LOC120255657 gene encoding LOW QUALITY PROTEIN: BTB/POZ domain and ankyrin repeat-containing protein NPR5-like (The sequence of the model RefSeq protein was modified relative to this genomic sequence to represent the inferred CDS: deleted 2 bases in 1 codon): MSGGQDETLRSLSLDYLNLLINGEAFSDVTFSVEGRLVHAHRCILAARSLFFRKFFCGPEPPPGLPFLDRGAHRSPSTSPRGRTSPGAVIPVNSVSYEVFLLLLQFLYSGQVSVVPQKHEARPNCPDRGCWHTHCTAAVDLALDTLSAARSFGVEQLALLTQKQLASMVEKASIEDVMKVLMASRKQDMHQLWTTCSHLVAKSGLPPEVLAKHLPIDVVAKIEELRLKSSLARRTSTFMPHPHHPPPPIDVVGAGPAELEDHQKIRRMRRALDSSDVELVKLMVMGEGLNLDDALALHYAVENCSREVVKALLELGAADVNCPAGPAGKTPLHLAAEMVCPDMVAVLLDHHADPNIRTVDGVTPLDILRSLTSDFLFKGAVPGLSHVEPNKLRLCLELVQSAAMVLSREEASGGGSGTYPSMNPESSTCNNANSSSSSMVNLSLDSRMVYLNLGMAAAAQLGCKMNDGNDDDSSTNRSQGGGSIGPSSMFSPHDFP